One genomic window of Tenacibaculum tangerinum includes the following:
- a CDS encoding polyribonucleotide nucleotidyltransferase: MIPKVFSQVIELGDGRTITLETGKLAKQADGSVVVRMGDTMLLATVVSARTANPGIDFLPLTVDYREKFAAAGRYPGGFMKREARPSNEEILTMRLVDRVLRPLFPKDYHAETQVMIQLMSHDEEVMPDALAGLAASAAIQLSDIPFETPISEVRVARINGEFVINPSYSQLQEADIDMMIGASADSVAMVEGEMKEISEEEMADAIKFAHEAIKIQCAAQVALAEAVGKKETREYEGEREDEELAQKIHDAAYQKCYDIAKKGTSKQERGLAFSEVKEEVTAMFTEEELEDFGDLVGKYFGKAQKAAVRDLTLNEGLRLDGRKTTDIRPIWCEVDYLPRTHGSSIFTRGETQALATVTLGTSRDANMVDSPTLQGEEKFYLHYNFPPFSTGEARPLRGTSRREIGHGNLAQRALKGMIPEDCPYTVRVVSEVLESNGSSSMATVCSGTMALMDAGVQMKKPVSGIAMGLISDGDRYAVLSDILGDEDHLGDMDFKVTGTADGITACQMDIKIKGLSYEILVNALKQARDGRLHILEKLTDTIAVPNADVKAHAPKMVNRVIPNDLIGAFIGPQGKHIQELQKETETTIVINEDPVTEEGIVEILGTNQEGIDKVIARIESMMFKPEKGGVYEVKVIKLLDFGAVVEYTEAPGNEVLLHVSELAWERTNNVTDVVNLGDVLEVKYFGIDPKTRKEKVSRKALLPKPEGYVARPPRDNKGRDNRNRDNRRDDRKPRQDKRDS, translated from the coding sequence ATGATTCCAAAAGTATTTAGCCAAGTAATAGAACTTGGAGATGGAAGAACCATCACATTAGAAACAGGAAAATTAGCAAAACAAGCAGATGGTTCTGTTGTTGTAAGAATGGGAGATACAATGTTACTAGCAACCGTTGTATCAGCAAGAACGGCAAACCCTGGTATTGACTTTTTACCGTTAACAGTAGACTACCGTGAAAAATTTGCCGCCGCAGGTCGTTATCCTGGTGGATTTATGAAGCGTGAAGCACGTCCTTCAAATGAAGAAATCTTAACCATGCGTTTAGTAGACCGCGTGTTGCGCCCGTTGTTCCCTAAAGATTATCACGCAGAAACTCAGGTGATGATTCAATTAATGTCTCATGACGAAGAGGTAATGCCAGACGCTTTGGCTGGTTTAGCTGCTTCTGCTGCCATTCAATTATCAGACATTCCTTTTGAAACACCAATTTCTGAAGTACGTGTTGCAAGAATTAACGGAGAGTTCGTTATCAATCCTAGTTATAGTCAGTTACAAGAAGCCGACATCGACATGATGATTGGTGCTTCTGCTGATTCTGTGGCTATGGTAGAAGGTGAAATGAAAGAAATTTCAGAAGAAGAAATGGCTGATGCAATTAAGTTTGCACATGAAGCAATTAAAATACAATGTGCTGCTCAGGTTGCTTTAGCTGAAGCAGTAGGTAAAAAAGAAACTCGTGAGTACGAAGGAGAAAGAGAAGATGAAGAATTGGCTCAAAAAATTCACGATGCAGCCTACCAAAAGTGTTATGATATTGCTAAAAAAGGAACTTCTAAACAAGAAAGAGGTTTGGCTTTTTCTGAAGTAAAAGAAGAAGTTACTGCCATGTTCACAGAAGAAGAATTAGAAGACTTCGGAGACTTAGTTGGAAAGTACTTTGGTAAAGCACAAAAAGCAGCAGTTAGAGACTTAACTTTAAATGAAGGTTTACGTTTAGATGGACGAAAGACCACTGATATTAGACCTATTTGGTGTGAAGTAGATTACTTACCAAGAACGCATGGTTCGTCTATCTTTACCCGTGGTGAAACTCAGGCATTAGCTACCGTAACTTTAGGTACTTCTAGAGATGCAAATATGGTTGATTCACCTACATTACAAGGCGAAGAAAAATTCTATTTACACTATAACTTCCCTCCATTTTCGACAGGAGAAGCGCGTCCTTTAAGAGGGACTTCTCGTCGTGAAATTGGTCACGGAAACTTGGCACAAAGAGCCTTAAAAGGCATGATTCCTGAAGATTGTCCGTATACGGTTCGTGTAGTTTCTGAAGTATTAGAATCAAATGGTTCTTCTTCAATGGCTACCGTTTGTTCAGGTACTATGGCATTAATGGATGCTGGTGTTCAAATGAAAAAACCCGTGTCTGGTATTGCCATGGGATTGATTTCTGACGGTGATCGCTATGCAGTATTATCAGATATTTTAGGAGACGAAGACCACTTAGGTGATATGGACTTTAAAGTAACGGGTACTGCAGATGGTATTACAGCGTGTCAGATGGATATTAAGATTAAAGGATTGTCTTATGAAATCTTAGTAAATGCCTTAAAACAAGCGCGTGATGGTCGTTTACATATCTTAGAAAAATTAACCGACACAATTGCTGTTCCAAATGCAGATGTAAAAGCTCATGCTCCTAAAATGGTGAATAGAGTAATTCCTAATGATTTAATTGGTGCTTTTATCGGACCACAAGGAAAACACATTCAAGAGTTACAAAAAGAGACGGAAACTACCATCGTTATTAACGAAGACCCTGTTACAGAAGAAGGAATTGTTGAAATTCTGGGAACCAACCAAGAGGGAATTGATAAAGTTATCGCTCGAATTGAATCGATGATGTTTAAACCTGAAAAAGGTGGTGTTTACGAAGTAAAAGTAATAAAATTATTAGATTTTGGTGCGGTTGTAGAATATACTGAAGCTCCAGGAAACGAGGTATTGTTGCACGTTAGCGAGTTAGCTTGGGAACGTACCAACAATGTAACAGATGTGGTTAATTTAGGTGATGTTTT
- the rpsO gene encoding 30S ribosomal protein S15, whose product MYLTKEVKEQIFAKHGKGANDTGTAEGQIALFTHRINHLTEHLKRNRKDFNTERSLVRMVGKRRSLLDYLKKKDINRYRAIIKELGIRK is encoded by the coding sequence ATGTATTTAACAAAAGAAGTTAAAGAACAAATCTTCGCAAAACACGGTAAGGGAGCAAATGATACTGGTACTGCTGAAGGACAAATCGCATTATTCACGCACAGAATTAACCACTTAACTGAGCACTTAAAAAGAAATCGTAAAGATTTTAACACCGAGCGTTCGTTAGTAAGAATGGTAGGAAAGCGTAGAAGTTTGTTAGACTATCTAAAGAAAAAAGATATTAACAGATATCGTGCAATTATTAAAGAATTAGGAATTAGAAAATAA
- the fbaA gene encoding class II fructose-bisphosphate aldolase — MITPGVATGKQVQEIFDLAKQKGFALPAVNVVGSNTINAVLETAKELNSPVIIQFSNGGAQFNAGKGLSNENEKAAIAGAVAGAKHVHLLAEAYGIPVILHTDHAAKKLLPWIDGLLDASEQFYKETGKPLYSSHMIDLSEEPLEENIEICKKYLARMSKMGMTLEIELGITGGEEDGVDNTDVDSSKLYTQPEEVAYAYEELMKVSPQFTIAAAFGNVHGVYKPGNVKLTPKILQNSQEYISKTYNVPHNTIDFVFHGGSGSTLEEIREAIGYGVIKMNIDTDLQYAFTEGIRDYMQEKSAYLQTQIGNPEGDDVPNKKYYDPRKWLREGEQTFKARLKKAFEDLNNVNTL, encoded by the coding sequence ATGATTACACCTGGAGTTGCCACCGGAAAACAAGTTCAAGAAATTTTTGACCTAGCAAAGCAAAAAGGCTTTGCGCTACCAGCCGTTAATGTTGTAGGGTCTAATACGATTAATGCTGTTTTAGAAACTGCTAAAGAACTTAACTCACCTGTAATAATTCAGTTTTCTAACGGAGGTGCTCAGTTCAATGCAGGTAAAGGATTATCAAACGAAAACGAAAAAGCTGCTATTGCTGGTGCAGTAGCTGGAGCTAAACACGTACATTTATTAGCCGAAGCTTACGGTATTCCTGTTATTTTACATACCGACCATGCTGCTAAAAAATTATTGCCTTGGATAGACGGTTTGTTAGATGCGAGCGAGCAATTTTACAAAGAAACAGGAAAGCCTTTGTACAGTTCTCACATGATTGATTTGAGTGAAGAACCTCTTGAAGAAAATATTGAAATTTGTAAAAAGTACCTTGCTCGTATGAGTAAAATGGGAATGACTTTAGAAATTGAGTTAGGAATTACAGGAGGTGAAGAAGACGGAGTCGACAATACTGATGTAGACAGTTCTAAGTTATACACACAACCAGAAGAAGTAGCTTATGCATACGAAGAATTAATGAAAGTTAGTCCGCAATTTACCATTGCTGCCGCTTTTGGAAATGTACATGGAGTATACAAGCCAGGTAATGTAAAATTAACACCTAAAATTTTACAAAACTCACAAGAATATATTTCAAAAACATACAACGTTCCTCATAACACGATTGACTTTGTGTTCCACGGAGGTTCAGGTTCTACTTTAGAGGAAATTCGTGAAGCTATCGGTTACGGAGTTATTAAAATGAATATTGATACCGATTTACAATATGCATTTACCGAAGGTATTCGTGATTATATGCAAGAAAAATCTGCATATTTGCAAACGCAAATTGGTAACCCAGAAGGAGACGATGTTCCAAACAAAAAATATTACGATCCTCGTAAATGGTTACGTGAAGGAGAACAAACTTTTAAAGCTCGATTAAAGAAAGCTTTTGAAGACTTAAATAATGTAAACACATTATAA
- the tamL gene encoding translocation and assembly module lipoprotein TamL produces the protein MKKLSFFFLLVVLFSSCSTIKYVKENELLLTKNTVYIDSVKNSSENITELLMQRPNAKALGMPLSLYFYNFGNPEAPKTPSEWGKENPKTYNFFKDIFSEKQSISVAKTAIGFNNWFLNSGQPPIIVDDTKTKKTVDNLKAYFQTEGYFRANVSSKKDTVGKKKGEINYYITKGNPSYLDTIKTFITSPILDSLYQLTKDKSYLKSGDHYKNENFIKEANRLVKFFRNEGVFHFNENYISFENDTLTNYEKTDVDITISDRTVPFQIQKIKKVNVFTDYTYSKRNAEHKDTASYGGIDFYAHRKLKYNPKYLSQSLFIKPNTVYSDSLRNLTRTHLRGLKNFKATSIRYSELSENELEANVFLTPIEKYTLGFETELSRSNIRNFDISLKFSLTNRNTFKGAELFKFSTFGSYFSSNNGPGWEIGSDISLEVPRFMAPFGLHKLVPKRMFPRTKFYSGVGIQRNIGLDKQNISVGVDYKWDYDQKKSIQLELLNAQYIRNLNVTNYFSIYNSEYRKLNEVAEVFNPSYTLPKNEVSNFNEIVGFMRSVIDDTSFENSNPDEYQSVLNIANRFNIVTTDFLIPEIAYGYTYNTQENIKDASFSFLKIRIANSGNILGFLSNTTNSLGQKTVFKIPVAQYFKTDIEYKKYWNLGDNNILAHRTFLGAIFTYNNSDVPFSRSYFAGGSNDIRAWRTYDLGPGTRTPVLEYNIGSLKFLTSFEYRFDVFGSLESALFIDAGNIWDITNSELVDNPSKFKGFESLQDMAIGAGFGLRYDFKFLIARLDLGFKAHEPYLKENKWFQNFNFSRSILNIGINYPF, from the coding sequence ATGAAAAAACTTTCTTTCTTCTTTTTGTTAGTAGTCTTATTCAGCTCATGTAGCACAATTAAATACGTTAAAGAAAATGAGTTATTACTCACCAAAAACACAGTATATATTGATAGTGTAAAAAACTCAAGTGAAAACATTACCGAGCTGTTGATGCAACGCCCCAATGCCAAAGCTTTGGGTATGCCATTATCATTATACTTTTACAACTTTGGTAATCCAGAAGCACCTAAAACCCCAAGTGAATGGGGCAAAGAAAATCCAAAAACCTATAATTTTTTTAAAGATATATTTTCTGAAAAGCAAAGTATTTCTGTTGCCAAAACAGCTATTGGGTTCAATAACTGGTTTTTAAATAGTGGGCAGCCTCCAATTATTGTCGATGATACAAAAACAAAAAAAACAGTCGATAATTTAAAAGCTTACTTTCAAACCGAAGGATATTTTAGAGCAAACGTTTCTTCAAAAAAAGACACGGTTGGTAAAAAGAAAGGTGAAATAAATTACTATATCACCAAAGGAAATCCCTCTTATTTAGATACCATTAAAACTTTTATTACCTCTCCCATTCTAGATTCTTTATATCAGCTTACCAAAGACAAAAGTTACTTAAAGTCAGGAGACCACTACAAGAACGAAAATTTTATAAAGGAGGCTAATAGACTTGTAAAGTTTTTTAGAAATGAAGGTGTATTTCATTTCAACGAAAATTACATTTCGTTTGAAAATGATACGCTAACCAACTATGAAAAAACAGATGTAGATATTACCATTTCTGATAGAACGGTTCCTTTTCAAATTCAAAAAATAAAAAAGGTCAACGTCTTTACCGATTATACGTATAGCAAGCGAAACGCTGAGCATAAAGATACCGCTAGCTATGGTGGAATTGACTTTTATGCACATCGCAAGTTAAAATACAATCCGAAATATTTATCACAATCTTTGTTTATAAAACCCAATACTGTTTATAGCGATTCCCTTAGAAACCTTACCCGTACCCATTTAAGAGGTTTGAAAAATTTTAAAGCAACATCTATTCGATATAGCGAGTTAAGTGAAAACGAATTAGAAGCCAATGTATTCTTGACTCCTATCGAAAAATACACGCTAGGTTTTGAAACTGAATTATCGCGTTCTAACATTCGTAACTTTGATATTTCATTAAAATTTTCGTTAACAAATAGAAATACTTTTAAGGGTGCCGAACTTTTCAAATTCTCAACATTTGGCTCTTACTTTAGTTCAAACAACGGCCCTGGTTGGGAAATAGGTTCTGATATTTCGTTAGAAGTACCTCGCTTTATGGCCCCATTCGGTCTGCATAAATTAGTTCCTAAAAGAATGTTTCCTAGAACTAAATTCTATTCAGGTGTCGGAATTCAAAGAAACATAGGTTTAGATAAGCAAAACATATCTGTTGGTGTTGATTATAAATGGGATTACGACCAGAAAAAATCAATTCAATTAGAATTATTAAATGCACAGTACATTCGAAATTTAAATGTGACCAATTATTTTTCTATATACAATTCAGAATATCGAAAACTGAATGAAGTTGCCGAAGTTTTCAATCCTTCTTACACATTACCAAAAAACGAAGTAAGTAATTTTAATGAAATTGTAGGTTTTATGAGAAGTGTAATCGACGATACTTCTTTTGAGAACTCGAATCCAGATGAATATCAAAGTGTACTGAACATAGCTAACAGGTTTAATATTGTGACTACCGACTTTTTAATTCCTGAAATTGCTTACGGTTATACCTATAATACCCAAGAAAATATTAAAGATGCTAGCTTTTCTTTTCTCAAGATTAGAATCGCCAATTCAGGAAATATCTTGGGATTTTTATCAAACACCACCAATAGTTTAGGACAAAAAACTGTTTTTAAAATACCTGTTGCCCAGTACTTTAAAACCGACATTGAATATAAAAAATACTGGAATTTAGGCGACAACAATATATTGGCTCACAGAACTTTTCTCGGAGCAATTTTTACGTATAACAATTCAGATGTGCCCTTCTCTAGAAGTTATTTTGCTGGAGGATCTAATGATATTAGAGCTTGGAGAACCTACGATTTAGGCCCAGGTACTCGTACCCCTGTTTTAGAATATAATATCGGAAGCTTAAAATTTTTAACCAGTTTCGAATATCGCTTTGATGTTTTTGGATCGCTAGAATCTGCTTTGTTTATAGATGCTGGAAATATTTGGGATATAACAAATTCAGAACTTGTTGATAATCCTTCTAAGTTCAAAGGATTTGAATCGTTGCAAGATATGGCTATTGGAGCTGGTTTTGGACTTCGCTATGACTTTAAGTTTTTAATTGCTCGGCTCGATTTAGGTTTCAAAGCACACGAACCCTATTTGAAAGAAAATAAGTGGTTTCAAAACTTCAATTTTTCTCGTTCAATCTTAAATATTGGTATTAATTATCCGTTTTAA
- a CDS encoding RNA methyltransferase, whose protein sequence is MSLSKNNIKLITSLQQKKYRQKHQLFVAEGVKVVSELLSSSLELEQLYAIEEFCIAEKNISATIISEKELKKISTLKTPNKVLGVFRIPKESATDKSSFIVALDGVNDPGNLGTIIRLCDWFGVSELICSKNTVDCYNQKVVQSTMGSLTRVKITYVDLPEFLKQSSLPVYAADMHGENVYKASLPKEAILVMGNEANGISPEIADIVSNNLTIPRFGNLQQTESLNVATATGILLSEFKRKLL, encoded by the coding sequence ATGAGTTTATCTAAAAACAATATAAAATTAATAACTAGTTTACAGCAAAAAAAGTATCGGCAAAAGCATCAATTATTTGTAGCAGAAGGTGTAAAAGTAGTTAGTGAGTTGCTTTCATCTTCTTTGGAATTAGAGCAACTGTATGCAATAGAAGAGTTTTGCATTGCTGAAAAGAATATCAGTGCTACGATAATCTCTGAAAAAGAACTCAAAAAGATTAGTACACTCAAAACACCTAATAAAGTATTGGGGGTGTTTAGAATTCCGAAAGAAAGTGCAACTGATAAAAGTAGTTTTATCGTAGCTTTAGATGGAGTTAATGACCCTGGTAATTTAGGAACCATCATTCGTTTGTGCGATTGGTTTGGTGTTTCTGAATTAATATGTTCTAAAAATACCGTTGATTGTTACAATCAAAAAGTCGTACAATCTACGATGGGGTCGTTAACAAGAGTTAAAATTACGTATGTAGATTTGCCTGAGTTTTTAAAGCAGTCTTCTTTACCAGTATATGCTGCAGACATGCATGGAGAAAACGTATATAAAGCTAGCTTGCCAAAAGAAGCTATTTTAGTAATGGGTAATGAGGCGAATGGTATTTCTCCTGAAATAGCTGACATTGTAAGTAATAATTTAACGATACCAAGGTTTGGAAACTTACAACAAACCGAAAGTTTAAATGTAGCGACAGCAACAGGAATTTTGTTGAGTGAATTTAAAAGAAAGTTGCTTTAA
- a CDS encoding radical SAM protein — protein MNFNSLVLKIASRCNLNCSYCFMYNLGDTTYKKQPKFMSPEVVDNLIEKTKEYIEKYNKKQFSFIFHGGEPLLASKDFFIEFVSKVKKNQHDLTNVSFSFDIQTNGVLLDKSWIKLFKELNISPSISVDGTKKAHDMYRVDHKGNGSYDSVFKSVKLLKSEMNFADIACVVNINESPEEIYKSFKEMNASYVNFLIPDYTHDNFPFDKNKTLMADWLIDLFEIWIRDSKRFKIPLFLGLLNSFMRINENAKNESTVLVIETNGEIEAIDSLKACGQGFTKTGLNIKDNSFQDIENTSLGKLYFNDLNTKLCKQCLECPLNEICKGGRLVHRHSKVNGFNNPSVYCNDLIKLIAHLQKFFISCYPELHEKENIEPINPIDIINYLSSFTDNSNSPYKKELEFFSEESLVATV, from the coding sequence ATGAATTTCAATTCTTTAGTCTTAAAAATAGCCAGCAGATGCAATTTGAATTGCTCGTACTGTTTTATGTATAACCTTGGAGATACTACCTATAAAAAGCAACCTAAATTCATGTCACCAGAAGTGGTGGATAATCTCATTGAAAAAACTAAAGAGTATATTGAAAAATACAACAAAAAGCAATTCTCTTTTATATTTCACGGTGGTGAGCCTTTGCTTGCTTCAAAAGACTTTTTTATAGAATTTGTGAGTAAAGTAAAAAAAAATCAACACGATCTTACAAATGTTTCCTTCTCTTTTGATATACAAACTAACGGAGTTCTTTTAGACAAAAGTTGGATAAAACTATTCAAAGAATTAAATATTTCACCAAGTATTAGTGTTGATGGGACTAAAAAAGCACACGATATGTACCGTGTTGATCATAAAGGAAATGGAAGCTACGATAGCGTTTTTAAAAGTGTTAAGCTATTAAAAAGTGAAATGAATTTTGCTGATATTGCTTGTGTAGTTAACATTAATGAAAGTCCCGAAGAAATTTATAAGAGCTTTAAAGAAATGAACGCTAGCTATGTGAATTTCCTAATTCCAGATTACACACACGATAATTTTCCCTTCGACAAAAACAAAACCTTAATGGCAGATTGGTTAATCGATTTGTTTGAAATCTGGATTCGCGATTCGAAACGATTTAAAATTCCGTTATTTTTAGGCTTACTAAATTCTTTCATGAGAATTAATGAAAACGCAAAAAACGAATCTACGGTGCTGGTCATAGAAACTAATGGAGAAATTGAAGCTATTGATTCTTTAAAAGCCTGTGGACAGGGTTTTACAAAAACTGGACTCAATATCAAGGATAACAGTTTTCAAGATATAGAAAATACTTCTTTAGGTAAATTGTATTTTAATGATTTGAACACCAAACTATGTAAGCAATGTTTAGAGTGCCCTTTAAATGAAATTTGTAAAGGTGGTAGGCTCGTTCACCGTCATAGCAAAGTTAATGGATTTAACAACCCTTCTGTATATTGTAACGATTTAATTAAATTAATAGCACACCTTCAAAAGTTTTTTATTTCCTGTTATCCTGAACTACATGAAAAAGAAAATATAGAACCCATCAACCCTATTGATATTATAAACTATCTTTCAAGTTTTACCGACAATAGCAATAGCCCTTATAAAAAAGAATTGGAATTTTTTTCTGAAGAAAGTCTTGTCGCTACAGTTTAA
- a CDS encoding deoxynucleoside kinase, giving the protein MHVAIAGNIGAGKTTLTKLLAKHYNWEAHFESVEKNPYLDDFYAEMERWSFNLQVYFLNSRFRQILELRKSGKKIIQDRTIYEDAHIFAPNLHAMGLMTNRDFSNYSSLFELMENLVTPPDLLIYLRADISTLVGQIHKRGREYENSISIDYLSRLNERYEAWISQYNKGKLLIINVDNLDFVDNQEDLGYVIDRIDAQINGLF; this is encoded by the coding sequence ATGCACGTAGCAATTGCCGGAAACATTGGCGCAGGTAAAACCACTTTAACAAAATTATTAGCAAAACACTACAATTGGGAAGCTCATTTTGAATCGGTTGAGAAAAACCCTTATTTAGATGATTTTTATGCCGAAATGGAGCGTTGGTCGTTTAATTTACAAGTTTATTTTTTAAATAGTCGTTTCCGTCAAATACTGGAACTCCGTAAATCTGGTAAAAAAATTATTCAAGACCGAACCATTTATGAAGATGCTCATATTTTCGCACCCAACTTACACGCCATGGGTTTGATGACTAACCGAGATTTTAGCAATTACTCTTCCTTATTTGAACTGATGGAAAATCTGGTAACTCCACCCGACTTATTAATTTATTTACGTGCAGATATTTCTACGCTGGTTGGTCAAATTCACAAGCGAGGCAGAGAATATGAAAACTCTATTAGCATAGACTATTTAAGTAGGCTAAATGAACGTTACGAAGCTTGGATTAGTCAATACAACAAAGGTAAATTACTAATTATTAACGTTGATAATTTAGATTTTGTAGACAATCAAGAAGATTTAGGCTACGTAATTGATAGAATTGACGCACAAATAAACGGGTTATTTTAA
- a CDS encoding response regulator transcription factor produces MMRKIIKVLLAEDEPSLGQIVKESLETRNFEVFHALNGEEAYKIYHANSPDILVLDVMMPKKDGFTLAKEIRQENKHLPIIFLTAKSQAKDVVEGFEHGGNDYLKKPFSMEELIVRIHALLDRVELKRNYDAIHIGNYIFNYTKQVLSFNNDIKKLTHRESELLFHLSQKKNEILDRSFILKKLWGDDDFFNARSMDVFISKLRKKLKYDENIQIVNVRGYGYKLIC; encoded by the coding sequence ATGATGCGTAAAATTATTAAAGTGCTGTTGGCTGAAGACGAACCTAGTTTAGGGCAAATTGTAAAAGAAAGTTTGGAAACTAGAAATTTTGAAGTATTTCACGCACTCAATGGTGAAGAAGCTTATAAAATTTATCACGCCAACTCTCCTGATATTTTAGTTCTGGATGTAATGATGCCAAAAAAAGATGGTTTTACACTTGCCAAAGAAATACGACAAGAAAACAAGCATCTTCCTATTATTTTTTTAACTGCAAAATCACAAGCCAAAGATGTTGTTGAAGGTTTTGAACACGGTGGAAACGACTATCTTAAAAAACCCTTCTCTATGGAAGAATTGATTGTTCGTATTCATGCACTATTGGATAGAGTTGAATTGAAAAGGAACTACGACGCAATTCACATTGGTAATTACATTTTTAATTACACTAAACAGGTTTTGTCTTTTAATAATGATATTAAAAAATTAACTCATCGAGAATCAGAATTACTCTTTCATTTATCACAAAAGAAAAATGAAATTTTAGACAGGTCTTTTATATTGAAAAAACTATGGGGAGATGACGATTTTTTTAATGCTCGAAGTATGGATGTCTTTATTTCTAAATTACGAAAGAAATTAAAATACGACGAAAACATACAAATTGTAAATGTTAGAGGTTATGGGTATAAATTGATCTGTTAA
- a CDS encoding sensor histidine kinase yields the protein MNTKKHRWILYLISATIVITILIQFYWNYKNYQQNKQRVINEIQLSLDNAVEEYYAALTKQNFFAIVESGKESDKATSKNNVKDKNIWEKVFSSKVENKNDSIQFEISSLNIKTDNPKEFKEMNSYFGESFVNDIRHEINDSTKKISKITQFNKDHTSGIHLDSSGIKKVKVFKGKKATDSLKLIKGLQTIFISVQNDSLDHVKLDSIMKKQLTTKGISTPFYVNHFKKDTLFYSSKKEGAPTLHLQSDAKSTYVKSDEKLTLLYENPSSEILKRSSTGIILSLLLSLAVITSLFYLLKIINQQKELAEIKNDLISNITHEFKTPITTVSTALEAIHNFNAIDDKEKTKKYISISSVQIEKLHIMVEKLLETATLDSEKLLLKKEPVNLVELIENNTKKHQFTNSEKTLLFSSNKPEIVTNVDVFHFENAISNLLDNAIKYGGNKIAININQVLHVIEITITDNGKGIDKNQQEKIFDKFYRIPKGNTHDVKGFGIGLYYTKKIIEKHGGVISLTSKPNNTVFKIVLNDA from the coding sequence ATGAACACAAAAAAACATCGTTGGATATTATATTTAATTAGCGCTACAATTGTTATTACCATTCTAATACAGTTTTATTGGAATTATAAAAACTATCAACAAAACAAGCAACGTGTTATCAATGAAATTCAATTAAGTTTAGATAATGCTGTTGAAGAGTATTATGCCGCTTTAACTAAGCAAAACTTTTTTGCAATAGTAGAATCTGGTAAAGAATCTGACAAAGCAACTTCTAAAAACAACGTTAAAGACAAAAACATTTGGGAAAAAGTTTTCTCTTCAAAAGTTGAAAATAAAAACGACAGTATACAATTTGAAATTTCTTCTTTAAATATTAAAACTGACAACCCAAAAGAGTTTAAAGAGATGAACTCTTATTTTGGTGAATCTTTCGTTAACGATATAAGGCATGAGATTAACGACTCTACTAAAAAGATTTCTAAAATTACTCAATTTAACAAAGATCATACGTCTGGTATTCATCTTGATTCTTCAGGAATTAAAAAAGTAAAAGTTTTTAAAGGTAAGAAAGCTACTGATAGTTTAAAATTAATAAAAGGACTACAAACCATTTTTATTTCTGTTCAAAATGATTCTTTAGATCATGTGAAGCTAGATTCGATTATGAAAAAGCAATTAACAACGAAAGGCATTTCAACTCCATTTTACGTAAATCATTTTAAAAAGGACACCCTTTTTTACTCCTCAAAAAAAGAAGGAGCACCTACACTACACCTACAAAGCGATGCTAAATCTACGTATGTTAAAAGTGATGAAAAGCTAACCCTATTATATGAGAACCCCTCAAGTGAAATTCTTAAAAGAAGTTCGACAGGAATTATACTATCTCTTTTGCTTTCGTTAGCAGTTATAACAAGTCTATTTTACTTATTAAAAATTATCAATCAACAAAAAGAGCTTGCTGAAATTAAAAATGATTTAATTAGCAACATTACGCACGAATTCAAAACACCAATAACTACCGTTTCAACTGCGCTAGAAGCTATTCATAATTTTAATGCCATTGATGACAAAGAAAAAACTAAAAAATATATTTCGATTTCATCTGTACAGATAGAAAAACTACACATAATGGTAGAAAAGTTATTAGAAACAGCTACACTTGATAGTGAAAAATTACTGTTAAAGAAAGAACCTGTCAATTTAGTTGAATTGATAGAAAACAACACCAAAAAACATCAGTTTACCAATTCAGAAAAAACACTTCTATTCTCATCAAACAAGCCTGAAATAGTTACGAATGTAGATGTATTTCATTTTGAGAATGCCATTTCAAATTTATTAGATAATGCTATTAAATATGGTGGAAATAAAATAGCCATAAACATTAACCAAGTATTACATGTTATTGAAATAACGATTACTGATAATGGTAAGGGAATTGACAAAAATCAACAAGAAAAAATATTCGATAAGTTTTATCGCATTCCCAAAGGAAACACCCATGACGTGAAAGGTTTTGGAATTGGCTTATATTATACTAAAAAGATTATTGAAAAACATGGTGGTGTTATATCGCTAACTTCAAAACCAAACAACACCGTTTTTAAAATTGTTTTAAATGATGCGTAA